In one Musa acuminata AAA Group cultivar baxijiao chromosome BXJ2-5, Cavendish_Baxijiao_AAA, whole genome shotgun sequence genomic region, the following are encoded:
- the LOC135611807 gene encoding growth-regulating factor 10-like, with translation MPHEPESPPLEHEGEGESQKPQLPRQQSLLSPPHKVPRLSSDEAAMVTMAAPSPLMLGLGLGLGTGPGASKPVITFMQLQELEHQALIYKYMAAGLPVPVHLVLPIWKSVAASSFGAYHYPSLMGYGSLCLDYRNSMEPEPGRCRRTDGKKWRCSRDVVPDQKYCERHMHRGRNRSRKPVEAAATSAAAASTPPSCPSRSRLVGGFCRPPTPPAAAAEP, from the exons ATGCCGCATGAACCGGAGTCGCCGCCGCTGGAACACGAAGGAGAGGGAGAGTCGCAGAAGCCACAGCTGCCGCGGCAACAGAGCCTGCTGTCACCGCCTCACAAGGTCCCCCGCCTCTCATCGGATGAAGCAG CGATGGTGACCATGGCGGCGCCTTCGCCATTGATGCTGGGTTTGGGGCTCGGGCTTGGAACAGGACCGGGAGCTTCCAAACCGGTCATCACCTTCATGCAGCTGCAGGAGCTGGAGCACCAGGCCCTCATCTACAAGTACATGGCTGCCGGCCTCCCCGTCCCCGTCCACCTCGTCCTGCCTATCTGGAAGAGCGTCGCCGCTTCCTCCTTCGGCGCCTACCACTATCCATCCT TGATGGGCTACGGGAGCTTGTGCTTGGATTATCGCAACAGCATGGAGCCGGAGCCCGGGCGGTGCCGGAGGACCGACGGCAAGAAGTGGCGGTGCTCCAGAGACGTCGTCCCCGACCAGAAGTACTGCGAGCGCCACATGCACCGCGGCCGCAACCGTTCAAGAAAGCCCGTGGAAGCAGCCGCGAcgtccgccgccgccgcttcGACGCCACCCAGTTGTCCATCTCGATCCCGGCTGGTGGGCGGTTTCTGCCGCCCACCAACGCCGCCAGCGGCAGCAGCGGAACCGTGA
- the LOC135612799 gene encoding bZIP transcription factor 29-like translates to MNGMEKTGNDPMQQFQGNAFPSISKQLPSMTKGPYPGFPPASPSLPTTAHRLPPACSLHSRSLSQPAFCSLSPQSYRADSSPTGSLSDSVSMDDHDASVSRSPPLPPKDPAGVTPARDGLPPRKDHRHSQSDVPFAFLPSSLAAGAAPHSAGFVISARPPAAGTKGESQWDRGLGADGVTGSDLFSAYMNLQGFDALTSSEDNHEDLNSRESGSKTSVAGSSENEADSNSKRHVGGSTTVLCANDSSRKEGMKPSSEVNPDMANFSHCRSLSMDRFTGKLNYEAPPLKLLPSPGILAAQSSKANSWDGAPNTFSLEFGNGQFTGAEMKKIMENGKLIEMAMTDPKRVKRILANRQSAARSKERRMKYIAELEHKVQALQTQTTTLSAQLTLLQRDSAGLANQNNELMFRLQAMEQQAQLRDALNEALTGEVQRLKLAATGLADAHPSNDLHRQTSANSQMFQPQPKQQLPHTPLYQLQKQQTDTAMGNRSQQ, encoded by the exons ATGAATGGCATGGAGAAAACTGGGAATGATCCGATGCAGCAATTCCAGGGGAATGCGTTCCCCTCCATCTCCAAACAACTGCCTTCGATGACGAAGGGGCCGTACCCCGGCTTCCCTCCGGCGTCTCCCTCGCTGCCGACGACGGCCCATCGGTTGCCCCCTGCCTGTTCTCTCCACTCCCGCTCCCTCTCCCAGCCGGCGTTCTGCTCCCTGTCGCCACAGTCCTATCGCGCCGACTCCTCGCCGACCGGCTCCCTATCCGACTCCGTCTCCATGGATGACCACGACGCCTCCGTCTCCCGCTCCCCGCCGCTTCCTCCCAAGGACCCCGCCGGCGTTACCCCCGCCAGAGATGGCCTTCCACCTCGCAAGGATCACCGGCACTCCCAGAGCGATGTCCCGTTCGCCTTCTTACCGTCATCACTGGCTGCGGGTGCCGCTCCCCACTCCGCGGGGTTCGTGATCTCTGCCAGGCCGCCGGCGGCGGGAACGAAGGGGGAGAGCCAATGGGACCGTGGATTGGGCGCCGATGGCGTCACGGGTAGCGACTTGTTCAGCGCTTATATGAATTTGCAAGGCTTCGATGCGCTAACTTCCTCCGAGGACAATCACGAGGATCTGAACAGCAGAGAGAGTGGATCCAAGACCAGTGTCGCTGGCAGTAGCGAGAACGAAGCAGATAGCAATTCTAAGAGACATGTCGGTGGTAGTACTACAGTGTTGTGCGCCAACGATTCATCGAGGAAGGAAGGGATGAAACCAAGTTCAGAGGTCAATCCTGATATGGCGAACTTCAGTCACTGCAGGAGTCTTTCCATGGACCGTTTCACGGGGAAGCTCAATTACGAGGCGCCGCCGCTGAAGCTGCTGCCTTCTCCCGGAATACTAGCAGCGCAGAGTTCTAAAGCCAACTCATGGGACGGGGCTCCAAACACCTTCAGCTTAGAGTTTGGCAATGGCCAGTTTACTGGGGCTGAGATGAAGAAGATCATGGAGAATGGAAAGCTCATTGAGATGGCAATGACTGATCCCAAACGTGTCAAAAG GATATTAGCCAACCGGCAGTCTGCTGCACGTTCTAAGGAGCGGAGGATGAAGTATATCGCAGAGTTGGAACACAAAGTGCAGGCATTGCAGACACAGACTACCACATTGTCAGCACAGCTGACTTTGTTGCAA AGAGACTCAGCAGGCCTTGCAAACCAGAACAATGAGTTGATGTTTCGTCTTCAAGCTATGGAACAACAGGCACAACTGAGAGATG CTCTAAACGAGGCTCTGACTGGTGAAGTCCAGCGTCTGAAACTTGCTGCTACCGGGCTGGCTGATGCTCATCCTTCGAATGACTTGCACCGGCAAACATCAGCTAATTCTCAGATGTTTCAACCTCAGCCGAAGCAGCAACTTCCACATACGCCTCTCTACCAACTGCAGAAACAGCAGACTGACACAGCAATGGGGAACAGGTCACAGCAATAA
- the LOC135612798 gene encoding uncharacterized protein LOC135612798 produces the protein MTYRAQDVEGIVDLETKSGAGEVNGDYVRLGDGEPQCCSTKRSSLWWWVRVALLCVLLCAAAVPLVIFAGPLIIKKVVVPILDWERATFSTSVLGLLLFSCIALFPSMLLPSSPCMWIAGMTFGYGYGFLLIISASCIGMSLPFFVGSFFRDNIHRWLEKWPKKAAIVRLAGEGDWFHQFRAVILLRISPFPYIIFNYAAVATNVKYGPYISGSLIGTVHEIFITIYSGRVLRSLADATNTGGFLSVQQVLYDIIGFCIAAAATAAITIYAKSTLQNLQAEDELS, from the exons ATGACCTACCGGGCTCAGGATGTCGAGGGCATCGTGGATCTGGAGACGAAGTCGGGGGCGGGGGAGGTGAATGGGGATTACGTGAGGTTGGGTGATGGCGAGCCCCAGTGCTGTTCCACCAAGCGTAGTTCTCTTTGGTGGTGGGTCAGGGTGGCTCTCTTGTGCGTTTTATTGTGCGCGGCCGCGGTGCCTCTCGTCATCTTTGCTGGCCCTTTGATCATCAAAAAG GTGGTTGTACCAATTTTGGACTGGGAGAGAGCCACATTCAGCACATCGGTCCTTGGACTGTTACTTTTTTCTTGTATTGCATTGTTTCCGAGTATGTTGTTACCTTCATCACCTTGTATGTGGATAGCGGGGATGACATTTGGCTATGGTTATGGCTTTCTGTTAATTATATCAGCGAGTTGTATAGGCATGTCGCTGCCCTTTTTTGTTGGATCATTCTTTCGTGACAATATACAT AGATGGTTGGAGAAATGGCCCAAGAAAGCAGCTATTGTAAGATTAGCTGGTGAAGGAGATTGGTTTCATCAATTCCGAGCTGTTATTTTACTCAGGATTTCACCATTTCCATATATTATCTTTAACTATGCAGCTGTTGCAACAAATGTTAAATATGGTCCATATATATCAGGTTCACTTATAGGAACTGTACACGAGATCTTTATTACAATTTACAG TGGGAGGGTGCTTCGGAGCTTAGCAGATGCAACCAACACTGGTGGTTTCCTTTCAGTGCAGCAGGTTCTCTACGACATAATTGGCTTCTGCATTGCGGCAGCAGCGACTGCAGCTATTACTATCTACGCCAAGAGTACTCTTCAAAACCTCCAAGCCGAGGATGAGCTCAGTTAG
- the LOC135612797 gene encoding guard cell S-type anion channel SLAC1-like — protein MASTPSSPKEHHFVDIHPVLSDDNDNLNRLRDRQSSDATVNFRAGGDGEGTEKRLQRNVWTFSRQIPLESGIGVFDVEKKGSVEGESSGNARGKSLGGVDATGGDAGNRKGYFDMFRTKAALGAKQNSSIPSWKENEPDPDNAEGVAGSAGADGVNKSVPAGRYFAALRGPELDQVREYEDILLPKDEVWPFLLRFPVGCFGICLGLGSQAILWGALSSSPAMAFLRVSPIINLALWLLALAILVSVSVAYTLKCVFYFEAIRREYFHPVRVNFFFAPWIACMFLAIGVPPRWAPRDLHPAIWCAFIAPLFVLELKVYGQWLSGGKRRLCKVANPSSHLSVVGNFVGAILAAKVGWGEAGKFLWAIGLAHYLCLFVTLYQRLTTSQALPKELHPVYSMFIATPSAASIGWHAIYGEFDAVSRTFYFIALFLYCSLVVRINFFRGFKFSVAWWSYTFPMTTASLAAIRYAEEVTCFFSKGLALSLSLMSTAIVSLMLVSTLLHAFVWRSLFPNDLAIAITKDRSDGAKTQDKEKKASKKNYDLKRWAKQSSLSLVSSIRRGHSGDKDLK, from the exons ATGGCCTCCACGCCTTCTTCTCCGAAAGAGCACCATTTCGTGGACATCCATCCCGTGCTGAGTGACGACAACGATAACCTTAACAGGCTCAGAGATCGCCAATCTTCCGATGCGACCGTCAATTTCCGAGCAGGCGGGGACGGTGAGGGAACGGAGAAGAGGCTACAGCGTAATGTGTGGACGTTTAGCCGGCAGATCCCCCTGGAGAGTGGCATCGGTGTGTTCGACGTGGAGAAGAAGGGATCAGTCGAGGGTGAAAGCAGCGGCAATGCCAGAGGGAAGAGTCTGGGAGGCGTAGACGCCACCGGCGGCGATGCCGGCAACAGAAAGGGATACTTCGACATGTTCCGGACGAAGGCCGCGCTCGGCGCAAAGCAGAACTCCTCGATACCATCGTGGAAGGAGAATGAGCCCGACCCGGACAACGCTGAAGGTGTCGCCGGATCGGCCGGAGCCGACGGAGTCAACAAGAGCGTGCCCGCCGGAAGATACTTCGCCGCACTTCGAGGGCCAGAGCTGGACCAAGTCAGG GAGTACGAGGACATCCTCCTCCCGAAGGACGAGGTGTGGCCGTTCCTCCTCCGCTTTCCGGTAGGGTGCTTCGGTATCTGCCTTGGCCTCGGGAGCCAGGCCATCCTATGGGGAGCCCTCTCGTCGAGCCCTGCCATGGCCTTCCTCCGTGTCTCCCCCATCATCAATCTCGCCCTGTGGCTCCTCGCGCTCGCCATCCTCGTCTCCGTCTCCGTCGCCTACACCCTCAAGTGCGTCTTCTACTTCGAGGCCATCCGCCGCGAGTACTTTCATCCGGTCCGGGTGAACTTCTTCTTTGCGCCGTGGATCGCCTGCATGTTTCTGGCCATCGGGGTCCCGCCGAGGTGGGCGCCAAGGGATCTCCACCCAGCCATCTGGTGCGCCTTCATCGCGCCCCTGTTCGTCCTCGAGCTCAAGGTCTACGGGCAATGGCTATCCGGTGGGAAGCGCCGGCTGTGCAAGGTGGCCAACCCGTCGTCCCACCTCTCCGTGGTCGGCAACTTCGTCGGGGCCATCCTGGCGGCCAAGGTGGGGTGGGGGGAGGCCGGCAAGTTCTTGTGGGCGATCGGGCTGGCGCACTACCTCTGCTTGTTCGTGACACTGTACCAGAGGCTGACCACCAGCCAGGCCCTGCCCAAGGAGCTGCACCCCGTGTACTCCATGTTCATAGCGACGCCGTCGGCGGCGAGCATCGGGTGGCACGCCATCTACGGGGAGTTCGACGCCGTATCGAGGACCTTCTACTTCATCGCGCTCTTTCTCTACTGCTCGCTCGTTGTGCGCATCAATTTCTTTAGAGGATTCAA GTTCTCGGTGGCATGGTGGTCGTACACGTTTCCGATGACGACGGCTTCGCTGGCCGCCATCAGGTACGCGGAAGAGGTCACTTGCTTCTTCAGCAAAGGCCTGGCACTGAGCCTTTCGCTCATGTCCACCGCCATTGTGTCGCTGATGCTGGTGTCGACACTCCTCCACGCATTTGTCTGGCGCTCCCTATTCCCCAACGACCTCGCCATTGCCATCACCAAGGATAGGAGCGACGGAGCGAAGACGCAGGACAAGGAGAAGAAGGCTTCCAAGAAGAATTACGACCTCAAACGCTGGGCGAAGCAGTCCTCCCTTTCGCTTGTTTCCTCCATCAGGAGAGGCCACTCCGGAGACAAGGATTTGAAATAG